One Campylobacter sp. RM16192 genomic region harbors:
- a CDS encoding glucose-6-phosphate isomerase, with the protein MVKNNLFFEKTPISAIKSYAKRMNEELESGDIGYYHLPELGGDILASISKFEDNFKDIKNIVLVGIGGSSLGVKALKCLLESRKKPDSKDLYFLDNVDPFSFEKMFDKLKFNDTLFIISSKSGTTIETITLFKCILDRFKPRNLNKNFLIITDPGSPLETYAKENNIVFFNIPKNVGGRFSVLSAIGLVPLTLCGYDTKALLDGAIECKKQFLQENDNTLMYKAYHYATHKNAKINVIFSYSDRFLEFNDWYVQLWAESLGKKEGFKRYGLTPVGLIGSRDQHSFLQLIMDGTKDKTVTFIKILDHDSTTTTPNLNLSHLEECNFVNHLKLSDLINAQCDATTHALMQEGISVDLISIDRLDEWHAGYLIYYYELLTSATGIMLGINTYDQPGVEVGKRILKTMLQK; encoded by the coding sequence ATGGTAAAAAATAATCTATTCTTTGAAAAAACACCAATATCGGCTATAAAATCGTATGCAAAACGTATGAACGAAGAGCTTGAAAGTGGCGACATAGGATATTATCATCTCCCGGAACTAGGAGGTGATATATTGGCCTCAATAAGTAAGTTTGAAGATAATTTTAAAGATATAAAAAATATAGTTTTAGTTGGAATCGGAGGAAGCTCTCTTGGAGTTAAGGCCTTAAAATGCCTACTTGAATCAAGAAAAAAACCTGATAGTAAAGATCTATATTTTCTAGACAATGTTGATCCGTTTAGCTTTGAAAAAATGTTTGATAAGCTAAAATTTAACGATACTCTATTTATTATAAGCTCAAAATCAGGTACAACGATAGAGACTATTACTCTTTTTAAATGTATTCTTGACCGTTTTAAGCCTAGAAATTTAAATAAAAATTTTCTTATTATCACAGACCCAGGTTCTCCGCTTGAAACTTATGCAAAAGAAAACAATATAGTCTTTTTTAATATTCCTAAAAATGTAGGCGGTAGATTTAGCGTATTAAGTGCGATTGGACTTGTACCTTTGACGCTTTGTGGATATGATACCAAAGCTCTTCTTGATGGGGCAATTGAATGCAAAAAGCAGTTTTTGCAAGAGAACGATAATACTTTAATGTATAAAGCATATCACTATGCAACACATAAAAATGCAAAAATAAATGTAATTTTTAGCTACTCTGATAGATTTTTAGAATTTAATGACTGGTATGTTCAGCTATGGGCTGAGAGCCTTGGAAAAAAAGAAGGTTTTAAAAGATATGGACTGACACCTGTTGGGTTAATTGGTTCAAGAGATCAGCATAGCTTTTTGCAACTTATAATGGATGGCACAAAAGACAAAACCGTTACTTTTATAAAAATTTTAGATCATGACTCTACAACTACTACACCAAATCTAAATTTAAGCCATCTTGAAGAATGTAATTTCGTAAATCATCTGAAACTATCAGATCTAATAAACGCTCAATGCGATGCTACTACTCACGCTCTAATGCAAGAAGGAATAAGTGTGGATCTAATAAGCATAGACAGACTTGATGAATGGCATGCAGGATACCTGATATATTATTACGAACTCTTAACATCTGCCACAGGAATAATGCTAGGCATAAATACATACGACCAGCCAGGAGTAGAGGTGGGGAAAAGAATTTTAAAAACTATGCTTCAAAAGTAG
- a CDS encoding 4Fe-4S ferredoxin: MQEANNLSRRRLFTKILGAKEQAPNFIAPPYFCGEFDCVNCHAPCVKACGRELLRFENQRVIFEFKNLGCNFCKDCAIACEEIGKEVLSLKFPAKIEAKVSIDVASCLAWNNTICYNCQDICKFRAIDFFGVFRPVINERCTGCAQCLEVCFKNSIKMEAL, translated from the coding sequence TTGCAAGAGGCAAACAATCTTTCAAGAAGAAGACTTTTTACAAAAATTTTAGGCGCCAAAGAGCAGGCGCCTAATTTTATTGCTCCGCCGTATTTTTGCGGAGAATTTGATTGTGTGAATTGTCACGCTCCTTGTGTAAAGGCTTGCGGGCGCGAGCTTTTGAGATTTGAAAATCAAAGAGTTATTTTTGAGTTTAAAAATTTAGGTTGCAACTTCTGCAAGGATTGCGCCATAGCTTGCGAAGAGATCGGCAAAGAGGTTTTAAGTCTAAAATTCCCAGCCAAAATAGAGGCAAAGGTTAGTATAGATGTGGCTTCTTGCTTAGCGTGGAATAATACGATTTGCTATAATTGCCAAGATATATGCAAATTTAGAGCGATTGACTTTTTTGGCGTTTTTCGCCCTGTTATAAACGAACGCTGCACGGGATGTGCGCAGTGTCTTGAGGTGTGTTTTAAAAATTCTATCAAAATGGAGGCTTTATGA
- a CDS encoding flavodoxin family protein: MKKIVVYSSLTGNTRKVGEAIAEEIGCKAVNFEDECVNDLSEFDFVAVGFYVDKGGPDAHFKRYMKEKIKNKNVGLFITLGAEPESEHGTKMLEVGREILEQNGNKILREFICQGAIDPKLIEQMREMAAKAGDKALHPITPEREARWAAAASHPDASDIANAKTAFRGI; encoded by the coding sequence ATGAAAAAAATTGTAGTTTATAGCTCACTAACTGGAAATACGCGCAAGGTCGGCGAAGCCATAGCAGAAGAGATCGGCTGTAAAGCGGTTAATTTTGAAGATGAATGCGTTAATGATTTAAGCGAATTTGATTTCGTGGCGGTTGGCTTTTATGTTGATAAAGGCGGCCCTGACGCACATTTTAAACGCTATATGAAAGAAAAAATTAAAAACAAAAACGTAGGTCTTTTTATAACTCTTGGAGCAGAACCTGAAAGCGAACACGGAACAAAAATGCTTGAAGTCGGTAGAGAAATTTTAGAGCAAAACGGCAATAAAATTTTGCGCGAATTTATCTGCCAAGGCGCGATTGATCCAAAACTTATCGAGCAGATGCGCGAAATGGCCGCAAAAGCTGGAGATAAAGCGCTTCATCCTATTACTCCTGAACGTGAGGCAAGATGGGCAGCTGCGGCAAGCCATCCTGATGCAAGCGATATAGCAAACGCAAAAACTGCATTTAGAGGGATTTAA
- the napH gene encoding quinol dehydrogenase ferredoxin subunit NapH, which translates to MKYLLLRRITQISILTLFLVSNLYGLKILQGNLSSSMIFGTIPLSDPFAVLQLFLASFTLAGSAALGALIVVLIYALIAPRAFCAWVCPVNMITDFARFVRVKFGYDKDKKVVVFSKSFRYYILAFVLFMSVVMQTPAFEGVSFIGIIQRGIIYGGTLWIFVAFGVFAIDAFVGDRLICSKLCPLGAFYATIGKFAFIRVEHDSQNCTKCMKCKVICPESQVLGIIGKESGLITSSECISCGRCVDVCGDDALKFSIRNLRRK; encoded by the coding sequence ATGAAATACTTACTGCTTAGAAGAATAACTCAAATTTCCATTTTGACTCTGTTTTTGGTTAGCAATCTTTACGGACTTAAAATTTTGCAAGGAAATTTAAGCTCGTCTATGATCTTTGGCACTATCCCGCTTAGCGATCCGTTTGCGGTGCTGCAGCTGTTTTTGGCCAGCTTTACACTTGCCGGCTCTGCTGCACTCGGGGCTTTGATAGTAGTGTTGATATACGCTCTTATCGCGCCTCGTGCATTTTGCGCTTGGGTATGTCCGGTAAATATGATAACAGATTTTGCAAGATTTGTTAGGGTCAAATTTGGCTACGATAAAGATAAAAAAGTAGTCGTGTTTTCTAAAAGCTTTCGCTACTACATACTTGCCTTTGTGCTTTTTATGTCCGTGGTTATGCAAACGCCTGCATTTGAGGGAGTAAGCTTTATCGGCATAATTCAGCGCGGTATCATATACGGCGGCACGCTTTGGATATTTGTGGCTTTTGGCGTGTTTGCCATAGACGCTTTTGTGGGCGATAGACTGATATGCTCAAAGCTTTGTCCTCTTGGTGCTTTTTATGCGACGATTGGCAAATTTGCGTTTATCCGCGTAGAGCATGATAGCCAAAACTGCACAAAATGCATGAAGTGCAAAGTGATATGCCCTGAAAGCCAAGTACTTGGAATAATCGGAAAAGAAAGCGGTTTGATAACCTCTAGCGAATGTATCAGCTGCGGACGCTGTGTAGACGTTTGCGGCGATGACGCGTTAAAATTTAGCATAAGAAATTTAAGGAGAAAATGA
- a CDS encoding hydrogenase-4 component G produces MQINSVSSNFNFYGLNQNENSSKFRDLVSNLSALQVTNSYFSDFQNKAFEQSGLNFSVQSAIDFGFFKQMSRIPENLEDILKNIDYKTIGYSGKDISSLSQNEASDLISDNGFFGITNTANRIADFVINGSGGDLEKLQAGKDGVLNGFREAERMWGNKLPEISQQTMEKTLAAIDQQIAKLGGNVLNVQA; encoded by the coding sequence ATGCAAATAAATTCCGTATCAAGTAATTTTAACTTTTATGGTTTAAATCAAAACGAAAATAGTTCTAAATTTAGGGACTTAGTTTCAAATTTAAGTGCTTTACAGGTTACAAATAGCTATTTTTCTGATTTTCAAAATAAAGCTTTTGAACAAAGCGGGTTAAATTTCAGTGTGCAATCGGCAATAGATTTTGGTTTTTTTAAGCAAATGTCAAGGATTCCCGAAAATTTAGAGGATATTTTAAAAAATATTGACTATAAAACTATCGGCTATTCTGGAAAAGATATATCCTCTTTATCGCAAAATGAAGCTAGCGATCTTATAAGCGATAATGGATTTTTTGGTATCACAAATACAGCAAATAGAATAGCTGATTTTGTGATAAATGGATCTGGAGGCGATCTTGAAAAGCTTCAAGCCGGAAAAGATGGTGTATTAAATGGCTTTAGAGAAGCCGAGCGTATGTGGGGAAATAAATTGCCTGAAATTTCCCAGCAAACAATGGAGAAAACTTTAGCTGCCATAGATCAGCAAATAGCTAAATTGGGTGGCAATGTACTTAATGTTCAGGCTTAA
- a CDS encoding major outer membrane protein — MKLAKISLATLVALGAFSTVASATPLEEAIKNVDLSGFARYRYDHLNKKFADSTKENSARHRFTIKTTFKAALDDNFFGVLGMRYNANDGSGNSKGFDDKGEGDKSVTDKTFEVSELYLGYKVGGTTITAGKQTIGSFFTDDLIGTGLKVLNKDIQGLTLAAVAFDALEVGGNGWGLSNGLGELIADKLDLEGKNKDEKMANVKQGIVKNNLYGVGAMGSYDPVDFKLWYASLTNIADLIAADIAVGFEVNDDINFGLQAQYGHSNVKNKGKEFVKKELGSDVLRDTNLYTVEATTGLFGADLALGYVNWKVKDHGVGFVTIDDQAGFNYAGEQTFDYTTLEGKGNFFYAKLGYGFDKFGLGLDYVKGDVKTKEAGKDVKDKSTEYVARASYKYSKKLNFATWYSKLTNKDHDGDKEKSNQFRFEAKYSF; from the coding sequence ATGAAATTAGCTAAAATTAGTCTAGCAACTCTAGTTGCTTTAGGTGCTTTTTCAACAGTTGCAAGTGCAACACCACTTGAAGAAGCTATTAAAAATGTAGATCTTTCAGGATTTGCAAGATATAGATATGACCACTTGAATAAAAAATTTGCAGATTCTACAAAAGAAAACTCTGCTAGACATAGATTTACCATAAAAACAACATTTAAAGCTGCTTTAGATGATAATTTCTTTGGTGTTTTAGGCATGAGATATAATGCCAATGATGGTTCAGGAAATTCTAAAGGATTTGATGACAAAGGGGAAGGTGATAAATCTGTAACAGATAAAACTTTCGAGGTTAGCGAGTTATATCTAGGATATAAAGTCGGAGGTACTACTATAACAGCTGGTAAACAAACCATTGGTTCATTTTTTACAGATGATTTGATAGGTACTGGTCTAAAAGTTTTAAATAAAGATATTCAAGGATTAACTCTTGCAGCTGTTGCATTTGATGCACTTGAAGTAGGAGGAAATGGATGGGGTTTAAGTAATGGTCTTGGCGAATTAATTGCTGACAAATTAGACCTTGAAGGCAAAAACAAAGATGAAAAGATGGCTAATGTCAAGCAAGGCATAGTAAAAAATAACCTATATGGAGTAGGTGCTATGGGTTCTTATGATCCTGTAGACTTTAAATTATGGTATGCTAGTCTTACAAATATAGCAGATCTTATAGCTGCAGATATAGCTGTTGGTTTTGAAGTTAACGATGACATAAATTTTGGTTTGCAAGCTCAATATGGACACTCTAATGTAAAAAATAAAGGAAAAGAGTTTGTTAAAAAAGAGCTAGGTTCGGATGTGTTGAGAGATACAAACTTATATACAGTTGAAGCTACAACTGGTCTTTTTGGTGCTGATCTAGCTCTTGGTTATGTAAACTGGAAAGTTAAAGATCATGGAGTAGGTTTTGTTACTATAGATGATCAAGCTGGCTTTAATTATGCGGGTGAGCAAACTTTTGATTATACTACTCTTGAAGGAAAAGGTAATTTCTTCTATGCAAAACTTGGTTACGGCTTTGATAAGTTTGGTCTAGGTCTTGACTATGTAAAAGGAGATGTTAAGACAAAAGAAGCTGGCAAAGATGTTAAAGATAAATCTACAGAGTATGTAGCAAGAGCTTCTTACAAATATAGTAAAAAATTAAACTTTGCAACTTGGTATTCAAAATTAACCAATAAAGACCATGATGGCGATAAAGAAAAGTCTAATCAGTTTAGATTTGAGGCTAAATACTCATTCTAA
- a CDS encoding c-type cytochrome — protein sequence MRFYKLSFMTSLLLLASLNANEPSYVFEAKGEFAKELKALVEKYSKEDNVTINVYEKAPENEDNGGFLNIGVNSKRSYSVERGRELYAKNCASCHGENGEKRAYGTSRKLTQISAEDIEAAFSSYLNDPDFGGKLKHMMKPVVSTTSYNDLGAIITFLKGKDSMKNSSNFEQNSDISTAPSQGSYLK from the coding sequence ATGCGTTTTTACAAATTATCATTTATGACATCTTTATTGTTGCTAGCTAGCTTAAATGCTAATGAGCCAAGCTATGTGTTTGAAGCAAAGGGAGAATTTGCTAAAGAATTAAAAGCTTTAGTTGAAAAATATTCAAAAGAAGACAATGTAACTATAAATGTTTATGAAAAAGCCCCTGAAAACGAAGACAACGGCGGGTTTTTAAACATAGGAGTAAATAGCAAAAGATCTTACAGCGTAGAAAGAGGAAGAGAGCTATACGCTAAAAACTGTGCAAGCTGTCATGGTGAAAATGGAGAAAAAAGAGCTTACGGGACTTCAAGAAAGCTCACTCAGATTAGTGCTGAGGATATAGAAGCGGCGTTTTCAAGTTATCTTAATGATCCAGACTTCGGTGGCAAGCTAAAACATATGATGAAGCCTGTCGTATCGACTACTTCATATAATGATCTCGGCGCCATTATCACTTTTCTAAAAGGTAAAGATTCGATGAAAAATAGTTCAAATTTTGAGCAAAATTCAGATATTTCAACAGCGCCTTCGCAAGGAAGCTATCTTAAATAA
- a CDS encoding chaperone NapD, with the protein MNISSVIVHIKDENLMDDVLNSLSKMSECEVVAHENLKIVALISVENFEHELETFKAMERIEGVAGVAMVYSYQEDLEGDLERLKASGKLSEVLTNEDMHAKDIVYSGSIHHKVK; encoded by the coding sequence ATGAATATTTCAAGTGTTATAGTGCATATAAAAGATGAAAATTTAATGGATGATGTTTTAAATTCGCTTAGTAAAATGAGCGAGTGCGAAGTTGTGGCTCATGAAAATTTAAAGATAGTGGCGCTTATAAGCGTAGAAAATTTTGAACATGAGCTTGAAACTTTTAAGGCTATGGAGCGTATAGAGGGAGTTGCCGGAGTTGCGATGGTATATAGCTATCAAGAGGACTTGGAGGGCGACTTAGAGAGGCTAAAGGCAAGCGGCAAGCTAAGCGAAGTGCTTACAAACGAAGATATGCACGCAAAAGATATAGTTTATAGCGGTAGTATCCATCATAAAGTTAAATAG
- a CDS encoding Dps family protein, translated as MSKVIQQLNQIQADAHALFIKFHDYHWNVKGIQFFSIHEYTEKAYNELAELFDEVAERAIQLGGKAITKPEELNKLSHIKPAGKDSYTPIEVLKGILAEYQHLLAEFKKLAEVADGDSTTVAIAEDNIAKYEKAIWMLNATLA; from the coding sequence ATGTCAAAAGTAATTCAACAACTAAACCAAATTCAGGCTGACGCTCATGCGTTATTTATCAAATTTCATGATTATCATTGGAATGTTAAAGGTATTCAATTTTTTAGCATTCATGAATACACAGAAAAAGCCTATAACGAATTGGCAGAACTTTTTGATGAAGTAGCAGAAAGAGCTATCCAACTAGGTGGAAAAGCCATAACAAAACCAGAAGAGCTAAACAAACTATCTCATATCAAACCTGCGGGTAAAGACAGCTATACTCCGATAGAAGTTCTAAAGGGAATTTTAGCAGAGTATCAGCACCTTCTAGCAGAATTTAAAAAGCTTGCAGAAGTTGCAGATGGTGATAGCACTACTGTAGCTATAGCTGAAGACAACATAGCAAAATATGAAAAAGCTATATGGATGCTTAACGCAACACTTGCATAA
- a CDS encoding WD40 repeat domain-containing protein, whose translation MKILLAFLVLLNLAFSLDIKEPYKIIEAHSNVISSSLLNDKLYLGTDSGQVNIYDMKSEEFLEPIVLPKIKTHFTDDEFAKVFSIDELNGVLMVLSETSYGKRLLHVYEMIDGKRVEAKTINLDNESIKKALFLNPKTAIIGSLSNEIYFLNLETGNIDFSKKFSIASLSDFELSEDRSKIAVGCESGIVYIFDAKERKVLNELGFHKDNMYDIEYKNGAIITGGVDRHAGVYIGGSIGMMRSNFLVYAVGLSDDGKLGAFMSDDLSDIDVFEVNSKRVLARLKTMQSTINGIRFIDDSSLISVAYEKKVKFWRFR comes from the coding sequence ATGAAAATTCTACTCGCTTTTTTAGTGCTTTTAAATTTGGCTTTTTCTCTTGATATCAAAGAGCCTTACAAGATCATAGAAGCGCACTCTAACGTTATAAGTTCCTCGCTTTTAAACGACAAACTTTATCTTGGTACCGACAGCGGTCAGGTAAATATTTATGATATGAAGAGCGAGGAGTTTTTAGAGCCTATAGTTTTACCAAAGATAAAGACGCATTTTACCGATGATGAGTTTGCAAAAGTATTTAGCATAGATGAGCTTAACGGCGTGCTGATGGTGCTAAGCGAGACGAGTTACGGCAAAAGACTTTTACATGTTTATGAGATGATTGACGGTAAAAGAGTAGAGGCTAAAACTATAAATTTAGATAACGAATCGATCAAAAAAGCTCTATTTTTAAATCCTAAAACGGCTATTATCGGTTCGCTTAGTAATGAAATTTATTTTTTAAATTTAGAAACGGGCAATATAGATTTTAGCAAAAAATTTTCCATAGCGTCGCTATCTGACTTTGAACTTAGCGAAGATAGAAGCAAAATAGCGGTGGGTTGTGAGAGCGGGATAGTTTATATATTTGACGCTAAAGAGCGCAAAGTGCTAAACGAGCTTGGCTTTCATAAAGATAATATGTATGACATAGAGTATAAAAACGGCGCTATCATTACAGGCGGAGTGGATAGGCATGCAGGAGTTTATATCGGCGGTAGTATCGGCATGATGAGGTCAAATTTCTTAGTCTATGCGGTAGGTCTTAGTGATGACGGCAAACTTGGAGCATTTATGAGTGATGATCTAAGCGATATAGACGTATTTGAAGTAAATAGCAAACGAGTGCTGGCAAGACTAAAAACTATGCAAAGTACGATAAATGGCATACGTTTTATAGATGACAGCTCGCTTATAAGCGTTGCGTATGAGAAAAAAGTAAAATTTTGGAGATTTAGATGA
- the napG gene encoding ferredoxin-type protein NapG, giving the protein MKDRREVLKFGLKAISLVIAGGFTWSTQTNLKAQTLILRPPGARDEKGFMASCIRCGLCVEACPFDTLSLAKLGDNISFGTPYFTPRETPCYMCTDIPCTVACPTDALDVKLVSTDDKLDINKSRMGIAVLDPYSCIAFAGIQCDACYRACPLIDKALVLEYKRNERTEKHAFLLPVVDANYCTGCGKCENACVTKKAAIFVLPREIGLGEVNDNYVKGWIEDDDTRLKDIDTKIKLDQNKVKDYLNSGEI; this is encoded by the coding sequence ATGAAAGATAGGCGCGAAGTACTCAAATTTGGCTTAAAGGCGATTAGCTTAGTGATCGCCGGAGGCTTTACTTGGAGTACGCAGACTAATCTTAAGGCTCAAACTCTCATCCTTCGCCCGCCGGGAGCAAGGGATGAGAAGGGCTTTATGGCTAGTTGTATAAGATGCGGGCTTTGCGTGGAGGCGTGTCCTTTTGATACGTTAAGCCTAGCAAAGCTTGGCGATAATATAAGCTTTGGAACGCCTTATTTCACGCCAAGAGAGACACCTTGCTACATGTGTACCGATATCCCTTGTACGGTCGCCTGTCCGACGGACGCTCTTGATGTGAAACTCGTTAGCACTGATGATAAGCTTGATATCAACAAATCTCGCATGGGCATAGCCGTGCTTGATCCTTATAGCTGTATAGCATTTGCGGGAATTCAGTGCGATGCCTGTTATAGGGCTTGTCCGCTTATAGACAAGGCTCTTGTTCTTGAATACAAAAGAAACGAACGAACCGAAAAGCACGCGTTTTTACTTCCTGTGGTGGATGCAAACTACTGCACGGGCTGCGGAAAATGCGAAAACGCCTGCGTAACGAAAAAAGCGGCGATTTTCGTGCTTCCAAGAGAGATCGGACTTGGCGAAGTGAATGACAACTACGTTAAAGGCTGGATAGAAGACGATGATACGAGACTAAAAGATATAGACACCAAGATCAAGCTTGATCAAAACAAAGTCAAAGACTACCTTAATAGCGGAGAGATATGA
- the galU gene encoding UTP--glucose-1-phosphate uridylyltransferase GalU: MIQTCLFPAAGYGTRFLPATKSLPKEMLPILTKPLIHYGVDEALEAGMKNMAFITGRGKRALEDYFDISYELEHQISGTNKEYLLTEIRDLMAKCTFSFTRQESMRGLGNAIHTGKTLVRDEPFGVVLADDLCINQNGVGILTQMVRIYEKYRCSIVAVMEVPKEQVSSYGIVSGRFIEDDLIMVDDMVEKPDAKEAPTNLAIIGRYILTPDIFSILEQTKPGKNGEVQITDALKEQAKNGMVLAYKFKGRRFDCGSVAGFVEATNFFYELHKDGKK, encoded by the coding sequence ATGATACAAACTTGCCTTTTCCCGGCTGCCGGATATGGAACCAGATTTTTACCCGCGACAAAATCCTTGCCAAAAGAGATGCTCCCGATACTTACAAAACCGCTTATTCACTATGGAGTCGATGAGGCGCTAGAAGCTGGGATGAAAAATATGGCTTTTATCACAGGTCGTGGCAAGCGGGCGCTGGAGGATTATTTTGATATCAGCTACGAGCTTGAGCACCAAATTTCAGGCACAAACAAAGAGTATTTGCTAACCGAAATTCGCGATTTGATGGCAAAATGTACATTTTCATTTACTCGCCAAGAGAGCATGCGAGGGCTTGGAAATGCGATACATACAGGCAAAACCCTTGTAAGAGACGAGCCTTTTGGAGTTGTTTTAGCCGACGACCTATGCATAAATCAAAATGGAGTTGGTATTCTAACTCAAATGGTTAGAATTTATGAGAAATATCGTTGCTCCATAGTAGCCGTCATGGAGGTACCAAAAGAGCAAGTTAGCAGCTATGGTATAGTAAGCGGAAGATTTATAGAAGATGATTTGATAATGGTAGATGACATGGTCGAAAAACCAGATGCCAAAGAGGCTCCTACAAATTTAGCCATCATCGGTAGATATATACTGACGCCTGATATATTTTCAATTTTGGAGCAAACAAAGCCCGGCAAAAACGGAGAAGTTCAAATAACTGATGCGCTAAAAGAGCAGGCTAAAAATGGTATGGTGTTGGCATATAAATTTAAAGGTAGACGCTTTGACTGTGGAAGTGTTGCAGGATTTGTAGAGGCTACAAATTTCTTTTACGAGCTTCATAAAGATGGTAAAAAATAA
- a CDS encoding Zn-dependent hydrolase: MSINLDRLKGLFKEINAINDDSFGEGMSRLAYTPQDKAARELFIKRCKEAGLSVRVDAIGNIFARREGNEPNLPAIAFGSHLDTVINGGQFDGILGVLGGLEVICSLNDENIKTKHPLELIVFECEESSRFNIATLGSKVMCGKLGYEKLKEVKDFRSQEIGEIFGEFGIDIKRIEEAKNLEPNYKSFFEIHIEQGPLLDNEKIQIGVVSAIAAPHRFSVRVIGQPQHSGTTAMKYRNDALCAAAEIILAVEKIAKDNAQNSVVATTGNCSVKPGVMNVVPGETTLLVDLRGINLQTREEAYEQILAEISRVEKERVVKCEIKQLAFDTPCKLNDRLINLIASETKVLNLSHEIMPSGAGHDAMHMAEICPTAMIFIPSKNGISHNPAEFSKWDDIEKGVELLRNVILKEAE, from the coding sequence ATGAGTATCAATTTAGATAGATTAAAAGGGCTTTTTAAAGAGATTAATGCAATCAATGATGATAGTTTTGGTGAAGGTATGAGCCGTCTTGCTTACACTCCTCAAGATAAGGCTGCGCGCGAGCTATTTATAAAACGCTGCAAAGAGGCTGGGCTTAGTGTAAGAGTAGATGCGATAGGCAATATCTTTGCAAGGCGCGAAGGAAACGAGCCAAATTTACCTGCCATAGCCTTTGGATCTCATCTTGATACGGTTATAAATGGCGGTCAATTTGATGGAATTTTAGGTGTGCTTGGCGGACTCGAAGTTATTTGCTCACTTAATGATGAAAATATCAAAACAAAACATCCGCTTGAGCTGATCGTGTTTGAGTGCGAGGAGTCAAGCAGGTTTAATATCGCAACTCTTGGAAGCAAGGTAATGTGTGGTAAGCTTGGATATGAGAAGCTAAAAGAGGTAAAAGACTTTAGAAGTCAAGAGATAGGCGAAATTTTTGGCGAATTTGGAATAGATATAAAAAGGATAGAAGAGGCTAAAAATTTAGAGCCAAACTATAAGAGCTTTTTTGAAATTCACATCGAGCAAGGACCGCTTCTTGACAATGAAAAGATCCAAATCGGCGTAGTTAGCGCTATCGCCGCTCCGCATAGATTTAGCGTGCGAGTTATCGGACAGCCTCAGCACTCAGGAACAACAGCGATGAAATACCGCAATGACGCACTTTGTGCAGCTGCCGAGATAATCTTAGCAGTTGAAAAAATCGCAAAAGATAATGCTCAAAATAGCGTAGTTGCAACTACCGGAAACTGCTCTGTAAAACCTGGCGTGATGAACGTAGTGCCGGGAGAGACAACGCTGCTAGTTGATCTAAGAGGCATAAATTTACAAACTCGCGAAGAGGCTTACGAGCAGATATTGGCTGAAATTTCAAGAGTAGAAAAGGAACGTGTCGTAAAATGCGAGATCAAACAGCTTGCTTTTGATACTCCTTGCAAACTCAATGATAGGCTTATAAATTTGATAGCCTCTGAGACTAAGGTGTTAAATTTAAGCCATGAGATCATGCCAAGCGGAGCAGGGCATGATGCGATGCATATGGCTGAAATTTGCCCTACTGCGATGATATTCATTCCTTCAAAAAACGGAATTAGCCACAATCCTGCAGAATTTTCAAAATGGGACGATATAGAAAAGGGAGTAGAGCTTTTAAGAAATGTCATTCTAAAAGAGGCTGAGTAA
- a CDS encoding nitrate reductase cytochrome c-type subunit has protein sequence MKTFRFALGAMAAAIILAGCNAPSVADNKPKDLGGLRSSDVMDENSVKLLEYQYSTDPAGTAKNIERAFENAPPMIPHDLEGLIPITKDMNMCVTCHMPDVAKDAGATPLPKSHFYSIRNNKDLADKLSDDRFNCTQCHAPQANVTVPFKNNFKPEFRTKDGAERSNLLDILNDGVR, from the coding sequence ATGAAAACTTTTAGGTTTGCACTTGGTGCAATGGCTGCGGCAATCATCCTTGCAGGGTGCAATGCGCCGTCGGTCGCGGACAACAAGCCAAAGGATTTGGGCGGATTAAGAAGCTCTGATGTAATGGATGAAAATTCAGTCAAGCTACTGGAGTATCAATACTCAACCGATCCTGCAGGAACTGCTAAAAACATAGAGCGCGCATTTGAAAACGCTCCTCCGATGATCCCTCATGATCTAGAAGGGCTTATCCCTATTACCAAAGATATGAATATGTGCGTAACCTGCCATATGCCTGATGTCGCCAAAGACGCCGGAGCTACGCCTCTGCCTAAATCGCACTTTTATAGTATCAGAAACAACAAAGACTTAGCAGATAAGCTAAGCGATGATAGATTTAACTGTACTCAGTGCCACGCTCCTCAAGCAAACGTGACCGTGCCGTTTAAAAATAACTTCAAACCTGAGTTTAGAACTAAAGACGGCGCAGAGAGGTCAAACCTGCTTGATATACTAAATGACGGTGTGAGGTAA